The Flavobacteriales bacterium genomic sequence GTTTGGTGGATATTAGACATTAGACTTTAGAGGTTTGATCATACACCGGCATCCCTCAATTCCTAATTCCTAATTCCTAATTATTTATCAAAGATGTCCATCACCTGCTTGCTTACTCCCATGCTCGAGAAGCCTCCGTCATTGAAGAGGTTTTGCATGGTGACCTTGCGGGTGAAATCAGAGAACATCATCACGCACAGATCGGCACATTCTTCCCCGGTTGCGTTGCCCAGCGGCGACATCTGATCGGCGTAGTTATAAAATGCATTGAATCCGGATATACCCGAACCGGCTGTGGTTTTGGTGGGGCTCTGGGAAATGGTGTTCACCCGGATGCCTTTTTCTTTTCCGTAGTGATACCCGAAGCTGCGGGCGATTGATTCCAGCACGGCTTTGGCTTCCGCCATGTCGTTGTAATCCGGAAACACACGTTGCGCAGCAATGTACGACAAGGCCAGCACGGAAGCGCCTTCGTTCAGCGCATCCAGCTTGCGCGCGGTTTGCAGCACCTTGTGAAACGACAGGGCTGAGATGTCCAGGGTCTTGAGGTAGAAGTCGTAGTTGAGGTCGGTATAAGGTTTTCCTTTCCTCACGTTGGGTGACATGCCGATGGAGTGCAGCACGAAGTCGAGCTTTCCACCCAGTTTTTCCATTGATTCCGTGAAGAGTTTTTCCAGGTCTTCAAGGTTGGTGGCATCCGCAGGGATCAGTTTGGACTCGCACTTGTCGGCCAGTTCCTGGATGGTTCCCATCCGAAGTGCCACCGGTGCATTGGTGAGCGTGAAGCGACCGCCCTGTTCATATGATTTCTCTGCTACCTTCCAGGCAATGGAGTTGGCGTCGAGTGCGCCGAAAATGATGCCTTTCTTTCCGCTTAGTAATCCGTGAGCCATAGATGTGTTTTTAATGAAGCGACAAACCTAGCAATATTTTGGAACATGGGGACTGAAAAATCCCGCGGTTACTTCCTGTCTTTTACCAGCAGTACTTTGGCATTTTCAACGGCCGCATCGGTGGTTTGTGAGCCACTCAGCATGCGGGCAATGGCCATAACGCGGGCTTCCGTGTCGAGCGGGCGGATGCGTGTTGCAGTGGATGCACCCTGGTTTTCTTTGTAAACCTCCAGGTGATGCAGGCCTTTTCCGGCAATTTGCGGAAGGTGGGTAACCGCCACCACCTGCATGTTCTGCCCCATCTCTTCCATGATGCGCCCTGCCAGATCAGCCACTTCCCCGGAAATACCGGTATCGATTTCATCGAAAATGATGGTGGGCAGGTTCAGGCGTGAGGATAGGATGGACTTGATAGCCAGCATCAGCCTCGACAACTCACCGCCGGATGCTGCTTTTGCAATTTCCACCGGCTGACCGCCTTTGTTGGCACTGAACAGGAAACGTATGGCATCCACGCCGGATGTGGTGAGCCCGTGTTCATCTGCCGATTGCAACTGAATCGCCAGGCGCGCGTCGGGCATTTTGAGCTGAGCGAGCAGTGTTTCCACTTCTTTCTGCAGCGCAGGAATGGCTTTGCTGCGGGACATGGAAAGCTTTTTGGCCACGGCGAAAGCTTCCTCCCTTTTGTTCCGGAGTTCTTCCTGCAGTTGCTTTTCCGCTTCTTCCCTTCCCTCCCATTCGGTCAGCATCTTTCTGAACTTTTCCTCCAGCTGCTGCAAAGCACCGATATCTGTTACCCGGTGCTTTTGCTGCAGGTGTCGCAACAAGTCAAGGCGACGAATGACCTCCTCTTCCCTTTCCGGGTCGGCTTCGGTTTTTTGTTCCAGGTCTTCCACGGCATCCTGGATGTCACGCAATTCAATCAGGGTTGATTGGATCCTGTCGGCCAGGTGTGCGATCGCTTCATGCTGACCGGATAGTTTATGCAAATGAGCGGCTATTTGTGATAACCCACCGCATATGCTTTGGTCATCGCCATTCAGCAAATCATTTACCTGGCTTAGTCGGGATTTGATGTCGCCGGCATTGGCAATCAGGTTCAGCTCTTTTTCCAGGGCTTCCTCTTCCCCCTCCACCAGTTTGGCTTCCTGGAGTTCATTCAGCTGAAACCGCACATAGTCTTCATCGAAGGAGCTGTCGAAATCGTTGCGGAAATTGTTCCAGGCCGCTTCGGCTTTTCTGAATGCATCGAATGCTTTCCGATAGGTTTTCAATACGGTCTCGTTGGCCGCATAGCTATCGAGCATGGTTGTCTGGAAGTCGGCCTTCCCGATCAGCAGGTTGTGGTGCTGTGAATGGATGTCGACCAGGAAAGATCCCAGCGTTTTCATCTGTGCCAGTGTTACCGGCGTATCGTTGATGAATGCCCGTGATTTGCCGCTGGTATTGATTTCGCGTCGCAGGATGGTTTCCGGCTCGTAGTCGAGTCCTTCGGATTCGAAGAAGGATTCCAGGCTGAGGTGCCCGATCCGGAAATGACCCTCAACGGTACACTTCATATCCGGGTTAAGCAATACCTGGGTATCGGCCCTTTGTCCGAGGATGAGCGACAAAGCACCCAGGAGAATGGATTTACCGGCGCCTGTTTCTCCGGTGATCACGGTGAGTCCCTCTCCGAACGAAAGATCGAGTTCATCAATAAGGGCATAGTTCCGGATGGACAGGTGTTGAAGCATAGGAGGGTAAAATTAGGAATTAGGAATTAGAAATCAGGAATGATGAAGGAAGGAAATGTGAACAGGTGTGGAGGTAAGAAGGTAAGAAGGTAAAGTGGTAAGGAAGTAAAGAAGGTAGGTAAAGGAGTGAGGGATGATGGGATGGGCTGATAAAGTACGTTGGAACCATCTACGCGACTGAAGGGAGCTCCTTGCAACCTGGACAGCGAAGCATTCTTGCGCGCAGCTTTTTACGCGATACGGAGAGCTTATTTTCCAGTAAGAATCTTGTTGTATTTCCCTGTGTTTCCCGGATCGATGCGGACCAGGGTTTCCACGATGCGTTTCCTGTCACCTGGGTCGGCTTCGGAAAAGATGTTTACCAACTCTTCGCTTTTGGCATTGAAGAAAACCTGCATCAGGTAGGAAGAAGGTTTTTGGTTGTGTACCTGTTTCAGTGCTTCGATGCTTTCCAGGATGACAGACCTGCCGGCGTTGACATCGGCAGACATCACATCCAATCCTTTCCGGTGGTATTGATACAGGGTAGATCGCAGGGGCACGAAGGCCGGGTTGAGGAAATTCTCTATGAGCCAGTACCGGTTTTGGGTAGACTCAAACGACTTCCATCCCCTGTCTTGTGCATTCTGGGCGTTGTTCACGATGTTTTGTGCCTTGAGCAGGTATGCGCTTCCTCCTTTGTCACCAAAAGAATCGTAGTCCATACCGATCATCAGATAAGCATAGTAGGCCAGCAGGGAAGTCAGGTTATCGGTATAGGTGTTTTCGTTGAACTGAAGGGGTTGGTATTCCTGGTAGCGGAAGTTGAAGTTGTTGTCGTTGTAGTTCAGCAGCACTGTGTTATAAGAGGTACCATATACCGGGCGGCTGACCTGCAGTGACAGGGTTCCTTTGAATTCATCCGACGAAACGCGGTCGGTGATATTGATGAGCATGTTGCATTCGATCCGTTCTTCCGGCAAGTAGGCGTGGTTGGTCCACTGGCGGTTGTTCATGAATTCATAGATCGCATTCTGCAGGGTTTCAAAGATGTGCTTGTCGCTGCTTTGCACCTGTGGTGACACCACCTGAACGTTGCAGTTCAGCTCCTGGGCCATAACCGGGTTGATGGTAAGCAGTGTCAGTATACAGATGCAGATCTTACGCAACGGTATCATAGGTATGGTTGATGACATGGTTGAGGATATCGGCGGCCACTTCCTGTTTCGGTTTCAGGGGGTAACTCTCTTTGCTTCCGCCGGCACCCAGTATGGTGACTTTGTTGGTGTCGGTACCGAAGCCGGCTGCTTCATCCCTGAGGGAGTTGAGCACGATGAAGTCGAGTTTCTTGGCCATGAGTTTTTTTTGTGCGTTGGCTTCTTCGTTGTTTGTTTCCAACGCAAAACCCACCAGAATCTGATGTTTCTGTTTCTTTTCTCCCAAATGGGCCAATATGTCTGGATTTTCCACAAGGCGCAGCTGCATTTCGGTGCCTTGTTTTTTCAGCTTTTCTTCGCTGGATTGCGCGGGGGCATAGTCGGCTACGGCAGCGGCCATAAAGGTAAGGTCGGCGGCCGGGAATTGTTCTTCACAGGCGGCCAGCATGTCTTTCGCCGTTTCCACATCAATTCTGCGGATGTTGGGGTGAACGGTATGCAGGGCGGTGGGGCCTGATATCAGGGTGACCTGCGCACCCGCCTTGGCAGCTTCTTCTGCCAGCGCATACCCCATTTTGCCGGATGAATGATTGGATAAAAATCGCACAGGATCGATGGCTTCCCTCGTTGGGCCGGCTGTAACAAGCACGTTTTTACCCGAGAGATTCAAGGTTGTATGCCCGCCGAAAAAATTCCGGATCCATTGCAGGATGTGTTCGGGTTCTGCCATACGCCCTTCACCTATGAGGCCGCTGGCGAGTTCGCCGGATTCCACATCGATGATATGGGTGCCTCTTTGCAGCAGGGTTTCCAGGTTATGCTTCGTGGCCGGGTGGCGGTACATGTCCAGGTCCATGGCAGGTGCTACGGCCACCGGGGCCCGGGATGAGAGAATGACGGCAAGCAAGAGGTTGTCACAAACGCCGTTGGCCATTTTGGCCAGGATGTTGGCTGTTGCCGGAGCTATCAGTACCAGGTCTGCTTCCATGCCCAGTTTGACATGGCTGTTCCAGTTTCCGTCTTCATCAGAGAAGCGGTTCAATACCGGCTTTCCGGAAAGGGTTGATAAGGTGAGCGGGGTAATAAAGTCCTTGGCTGCATCGGTCATAACAACCTGCACGGAGACTCCTTCCTTTACAAGAAGGCGTACCAGGAAAGCAGCTTTGTATGCAGCAATGCTTCCGGTCACGCCCAGCACAATATGTTTGTTCCGAAGGCTCATGACACGGGCATTCCAGGTTTTGCTCCCGCCATAAGGGATGGCGGGGGCAGATTAAGCTTTGTCTGCGTTGTCTTCAGCGGCAGGCTGTACTTCTACTTCCGGTTTTCTGAAGTAGATTTTGCCTTCCAATAGTTCCTGTGTAGCAATCTGGGTTGGCTTGGGGAGCCTTTCGTAGAAACGGGAAATCTCAATCTGTTCGCGGTTTTCAAAGATTTCTT encodes the following:
- the coaBC gene encoding bifunctional phosphopantothenoylcysteine decarboxylase/phosphopantothenate--cysteine ligase CoaBC, with translation MSLRNKHIVLGVTGSIAAYKAAFLVRLLVKEGVSVQVVMTDAAKDFITPLTLSTLSGKPVLNRFSDEDGNWNSHVKLGMEADLVLIAPATANILAKMANGVCDNLLLAVILSSRAPVAVAPAMDLDMYRHPATKHNLETLLQRGTHIIDVESGELASGLIGEGRMAEPEHILQWIRNFFGGHTTLNLSGKNVLVTAGPTREAIDPVRFLSNHSSGKMGYALAEEAAKAGAQVTLISGPTALHTVHPNIRRIDVETAKDMLAACEEQFPAADLTFMAAAVADYAPAQSSEEKLKKQGTEMQLRLVENPDILAHLGEKKQKHQILVGFALETNNEEANAQKKLMAKKLDFIVLNSLRDEAAGFGTDTNKVTILGAGGSKESYPLKPKQEVAADILNHVINHTYDTVA
- the recN gene encoding DNA repair protein RecN, with the protein product MLQHLSIRNYALIDELDLSFGEGLTVITGETGAGKSILLGALSLILGQRADTQVLLNPDMKCTVEGHFRIGHLSLESFFESEGLDYEPETILRREINTSGKSRAFINDTPVTLAQMKTLGSFLVDIHSQHHNLLIGKADFQTTMLDSYAANETVLKTYRKAFDAFRKAEAAWNNFRNDFDSSFDEDYVRFQLNELQEAKLVEGEEEALEKELNLIANAGDIKSRLSQVNDLLNGDDQSICGGLSQIAAHLHKLSGQHEAIAHLADRIQSTLIELRDIQDAVEDLEQKTEADPEREEEVIRRLDLLRHLQQKHRVTDIGALQQLEEKFRKMLTEWEGREEAEKQLQEELRNKREEAFAVAKKLSMSRSKAIPALQKEVETLLAQLKMPDARLAIQLQSADEHGLTTSGVDAIRFLFSANKGGQPVEIAKAASGGELSRLMLAIKSILSSRLNLPTIIFDEIDTGISGEVADLAGRIMEEMGQNMQVVAVTHLPQIAGKGLHHLEVYKENQGASTATRIRPLDTEARVMAIARMLSGSQTTDAAVENAKVLLVKDRK
- a CDS encoding enoyl-ACP reductase; the protein is MAHGLLSGKKGIIFGALDANSIAWKVAEKSYEQGGRFTLTNAPVALRMGTIQELADKCESKLIPADATNLEDLEKLFTESMEKLGGKLDFVLHSIGMSPNVRKGKPYTDLNYDFYLKTLDISALSFHKVLQTARKLDALNEGASVLALSYIAAQRVFPDYNDMAEAKAVLESIARSFGYHYGKEKGIRVNTISQSPTKTTAGSGISGFNAFYNYADQMSPLGNATGEECADLCVMMFSDFTRKVTMQNLFNDGGFSSMGVSKQVMDIFDK
- a CDS encoding DUF4835 family protein; the protein is MIPLRKICICILTLLTINPVMAQELNCNVQVVSPQVQSSDKHIFETLQNAIYEFMNNRQWTNHAYLPEERIECNMLINITDRVSSDEFKGTLSLQVSRPVYGTSYNTVLLNYNDNNFNFRYQEYQPLQFNENTYTDNLTSLLAYYAYLMIGMDYDSFGDKGGSAYLLKAQNIVNNAQNAQDRGWKSFESTQNRYWLIENFLNPAFVPLRSTLYQYHRKGLDVMSADVNAGRSVILESIEALKQVHNQKPSSYLMQVFFNAKSEELVNIFSEADPGDRKRIVETLVRIDPGNTGKYNKILTGK